A single region of the Lotus japonicus ecotype B-129 chromosome 4, LjGifu_v1.2 genome encodes:
- the LOC130711728 gene encoding protein trichome birefringence-like 23 has product MRIDNFNHKSFLLKLLLTVFFFGLAFRLFFFHSLPSLISPLLETPFPEKDAIPENPPQTSSSSEPVPQLTPAPVPIHIPEDEEDQVAPTETGKCDYFIGDWVPNPLGPAYTNESCNLIESHQNCMTNGRPDREFLNWRWVPRDCDLPQFDPWRFLRMMRNKAWALIGDSISRNHVQSLLCMLAKVEQPALVYHDEEYKSRSWHFPLSNLTISVIWSPFLMEAAIFEDINGVSSSEIQLYLDKLDSKWTNQYLNFDYIIISTGKWFVKSAIYYENDTILGCHGCSNKNLTDLGFDFAYRKTLRFVMNSILSSNHKGLIFFRTSTPDHFENGEWFSGGTCNRTAPIKEGEMEMKDLSRILREVELEEFGNTTSEASRYGVNVKILDFAPLMLLRPDGHPGPYRQFHPFAEGPNAKAQRDCLHWCLPGPIDSWNDIIMEMIVNG; this is encoded by the exons ATGAGGATCGATAATTTCAACCACAAAAGCTTCCTCCTCAAGTTGCTTCTTACCGTCTTCTTCTTCGGCCTCGCTTTCCgactcttcttcttccattcCCTCCCCTCTCTCATTTCTCCACTTCTCGAAACCCCATTTCCCGAGAAAGATGCCATACCCGAAAATCCACCTCAAACTTCGTCTTCTTCAGAACCAGTTCCCCAATTGACACCTGCTCCAGTTCCTATTCATATTCCTGAAGATGAGGAAGATCAAGTGGCTCCAACAGAAACAG GGAAATGTGATTATTTCATTGGGGATTGGGTTCCAAACCCGCTGGGTCCGGCTTATACTAATGAaagctgcaatctcattgagtctCATCAAAATTGCATGACTAATGGGAGGCCCGACAGGGAGTTTTTGAATTGGAGGTGGGTTCCGAGAGACTGCGATTTGCCTCAGTTTGATCCGTGGAGGTTTCTTCGCATGATGCGTAATAAGGCGTGGGCACTCATTGGTGATTCCATATCGCGCAACCATGTTCAGTCCTTGCTCTGCATGCTTGCAAAG GTGGAACAACCTGCTTTAGTCTACCATGATGAGGAATACAAGTCCCGAAGCTGGCACTTTCCGTTATCCAACTTAACTATATCGGTTATTTGGTCACCATTCCTTATGGAAGCTGCTATTTTTGAAGACATTAATGGTGTTTCAAGTtctgaaattcagttatatctTGACAAGCTAGACAGTAAATGGACGAATCAGTACTTGAACTTTGATTACATTATTATTTCAACTGGGAAATGGTTTGTCAAGTCTGCAATCTACTATGAAAATGACACTATATTGGGCTGCCATGGCTGTTCTAACAAGAACTTGACAGATCTGGGGTTTGACTTTGCTTATCGCAAAACCTTGAGATTTGTCATGAACTCCATATTGTCTTCCAACCACAAAGGTTTGATTTTTTTCAGGACATCCACACCTGACCATTTTGAAAATGGGGAGTGGTTTAGTGGGGGAACTTGCAATAGAACAGCACCAATTAAAGAAGGTGAGATGGAAATGAAGGATTTGAGCCGGATTCTTCGCGAGGTTGAGTTAGAGGAGTTTGGAAATAcaacttctgaagcttcaagATATGGAGTGAATGTCAAAATTCTTGATTTTGCACCACTTATGCTTTTGAGACCAGATGGGCATCCTGGTCCATACAGGCAATTTCATCCATTTGCAGAGGGGCCAAATGCTAAAGCTCAAAGGGATTGTCTGCACTGGTGCTTACCTGGGCCAATAGACTCTTGGAATGACATAATAATGGAGATGATTGTCAATGGATAA